A window from Deltaproteobacteria bacterium encodes these proteins:
- a CDS encoding SDR family oxidoreductase → MFELTGRVALVTGAGQNQGAGIARALAKQGAAVAVNDLRPERAEAVAGEIRAAGARAIAAPFDVTSFEAVTTGVARVASEIGAIDTLVNNAGIPDGIGVAQFRTTQPEAWRPYIDVNIYGVMNCIRAVLDGMRERRFGRIVTIASGAGQAGLAMGVSAYAAGKGGQIAFMRHIALENASAGITANTLALGLMSNAGGSDVTAALAKTVPVGRLGTPDDVGAACVFLASIEASWLTGQTIGLNGVNLTS, encoded by the coding sequence ATGTTCGAGCTCACGGGGCGCGTCGCGCTCGTCACCGGCGCGGGGCAGAACCAGGGCGCGGGCATCGCACGCGCTCTCGCGAAGCAGGGCGCAGCGGTTGCGGTGAACGATCTGCGCCCCGAGCGCGCCGAGGCGGTGGCGGGGGAGATTCGCGCCGCGGGCGCGCGCGCGATCGCAGCGCCGTTCGACGTGACGAGCTTCGAGGCCGTAACAACTGGCGTCGCGCGCGTCGCGAGCGAGATCGGTGCGATCGACACGCTCGTGAACAATGCCGGCATCCCCGACGGCATCGGCGTCGCGCAGTTCCGCACCACGCAGCCCGAGGCGTGGCGCCCCTACATCGACGTGAACATCTACGGCGTGATGAACTGCATTCGCGCCGTGCTCGACGGCATGCGCGAGCGGCGCTTCGGGCGAATCGTCACGATTGCCTCGGGCGCGGGGCAAGCGGGCCTCGCGATGGGCGTCTCCGCCTACGCCGCGGGCAAGGGCGGGCAGATCGCGTTCATGCGCCACATCGCGCTCGAGAACGCGAGCGCCGGCATCACCGCGAACACGCTCGCGCTCGGCCTGATGTCGAACGCGGGCGGCAGCGACGTGACGGCGGCGCTCGCGAAGACGGTGCCGGTCGGCCGCCTCGGCACGCCGGACGACGTCGGCGCCGCGTGCGTCTTCCTCGCATCGATCGAAGCAAGCTGGCTCACCGGCCAAACGATCGGGCTCAACGGGGTAAATCTGACGTCTTAG
- a CDS encoding TIGR02281 family clan AA aspartic protease, translated as MRFRAHIATAALAASFATLASAEIYRWVDGEGRVHFTQNLSQVPAHARAEAERTARSESPRRTPAATVASAPGEFAASRTRGFRSGAQIKFEKQGNAMLVYVRINDAVTAPFLVDTGASDVVVPAHVADAAGIHVTSDTPREVYTTANGTIESPVVTLSSVEVGDVRVENVRGSLSDLMNVGLLGGSFFNNFTFQINPGESVITLFPNEHVRAGGNAEEWRERFGGLRRDLAALDRHLSNGVLLDQVRAADLARRRAEIAAELEALEDEANRAGVPAAWRE; from the coding sequence ATGCGTTTCCGTGCGCACATCGCCACTGCTGCGCTCGCCGCGAGCTTCGCGACCCTCGCGAGCGCGGAGATTTATCGCTGGGTCGACGGCGAGGGTCGGGTGCACTTCACGCAGAACCTCTCGCAGGTGCCCGCGCACGCGCGCGCCGAAGCGGAGCGCACTGCGCGCAGCGAGTCGCCGCGCCGCACGCCGGCGGCGACGGTGGCGAGCGCGCCCGGCGAGTTCGCCGCCTCGCGCACGCGCGGGTTTCGCAGCGGCGCCCAGATCAAGTTCGAGAAGCAAGGCAACGCGATGCTCGTGTACGTGCGCATCAACGACGCGGTCACCGCTCCGTTCCTGGTCGACACGGGCGCGAGCGATGTCGTCGTGCCGGCGCACGTGGCCGACGCCGCAGGCATTCACGTCACCTCCGATACGCCGCGCGAGGTCTACACGACGGCGAACGGCACGATCGAGTCGCCGGTCGTCACGCTGTCGAGCGTCGAAGTGGGCGACGTGCGCGTGGAGAACGTGCGCGGCTCGCTCAGCGACTTGATGAACGTGGGCCTGCTCGGCGGGAGCTTTTTCAACAACTTCACGTTCCAGATCAACCCCGGCGAGAGCGTGATCACGCTCTTCCCGAACGAGCACGTCCGCGCAGGCGGAAACGCCGAGGAGTGGCGCGAGCGCTTCGGTGGCCTGCGCCGCGACCTCGCCGCGCTCGATCGACACCTCTCGAACGGCGTGCTGCTCGACCAAGTGCGCGCTGCAGACCTCGCGCGGCGCCGCGCCGAGATCGCCGCCGAGCTCGAGGCGCTCGAAGACGAGGCGAATCGAGCGGGCGTGCCCGCGGCATGGAGGGAGTGA
- a CDS encoding helix-turn-helix domain-containing protein has protein sequence MAKTDRVAGAIRRRRWAEVSELLTMEAGPLAAQGRFDAIERWVSTIPEEVLLEDLALSYWGGIAVLTRAPALARDRFRRAFDLSRAQHDDLGAWRSLAALCEAEIFVYRDLQGLDEVLSWMTPDREQGLDRLPRLIRAPIVCGVLMGLAFRQPNHPRIEDWRTRAEKLVEEDPTAEISGRLAFALVTNATWRGDLAGASLTRERFHAARRVGPSSPQLLVLEHLVDATHYLHTGEIAAGHGAIHAGLKASEMNAVHIWDGVLRCHGASIACSAGDLAGARAHLEALTPLLATALPIDESYRRGMLAWIRFLEDQGAGVVSDCGQSIQSADVKGVPYFQGVCRVGCALMLHHAGEREAAWEALNRGAEFARDLGNRQLEWASLLFRAHMHYRERDALKGDAALIAAMRIGHSYRYRHFFMWPGEIIRDLIDRCFLLDEEVETAADLARFHRMRPPSQYARSDRWPFDVRIFTFGQPRIQLADGREIALSSRAPRQAEFLASLIERGGRPVRLQELAEEREVTSRATAAAKTDARLNAVKQTIHGLRKVLGKHLEQKNGAVRLNPETVWVDALSLRQLQRSASDPRGSERWAHRYYHGTFMQGVPGSDTIDRLRTDFDQLISARLRASR, from the coding sequence GTGGCGAAGACAGATCGAGTCGCGGGCGCAATTCGCCGGCGACGTTGGGCCGAGGTGTCGGAACTTCTGACGATGGAAGCGGGGCCACTCGCCGCTCAGGGGCGATTCGATGCGATCGAACGGTGGGTCTCGACCATCCCAGAGGAAGTACTCCTCGAGGACCTCGCCTTGTCCTATTGGGGCGGTATCGCCGTTCTCACGCGAGCGCCTGCTCTGGCGAGAGATCGCTTCCGGCGAGCGTTCGATTTGTCGCGAGCACAGCACGACGACCTCGGCGCATGGAGGTCGCTCGCTGCGCTCTGCGAGGCTGAGATCTTCGTCTATCGCGATCTGCAGGGGTTGGACGAAGTGCTCTCGTGGATGACACCCGATCGCGAGCAGGGGCTCGATCGCCTTCCGAGACTCATCCGGGCTCCGATCGTGTGCGGCGTCCTGATGGGCCTCGCATTCCGACAGCCGAATCATCCTCGAATCGAAGATTGGAGAACGCGCGCCGAGAAGCTGGTCGAGGAGGATCCCACCGCGGAGATCAGCGGGCGCCTGGCGTTCGCTCTTGTTACGAACGCGACGTGGCGGGGTGACCTGGCTGGCGCTTCCCTCACGCGCGAACGGTTTCACGCAGCCCGACGAGTTGGCCCATCCTCACCACAGCTTTTGGTGCTGGAGCACTTGGTGGATGCGACGCACTACCTCCACACCGGCGAGATCGCCGCAGGCCACGGAGCCATACACGCGGGGTTGAAGGCGTCAGAGATGAACGCGGTGCACATTTGGGACGGCGTTCTGCGCTGCCATGGTGCGTCGATTGCGTGTAGCGCTGGCGATCTGGCAGGCGCTCGCGCCCATCTCGAAGCGCTGACGCCGTTGCTTGCAACTGCCCTTCCGATCGACGAGAGCTATCGGCGCGGGATGCTCGCCTGGATTCGTTTTCTCGAAGATCAGGGTGCCGGCGTGGTCAGCGACTGTGGTCAGTCGATTCAGTCTGCAGATGTGAAGGGCGTCCCCTACTTCCAGGGCGTGTGCAGGGTCGGCTGCGCGTTGATGTTGCACCACGCAGGCGAGCGCGAAGCCGCGTGGGAAGCGCTCAATCGCGGCGCCGAGTTCGCGCGCGACCTCGGGAATCGTCAACTCGAATGGGCGTCGCTGCTCTTTCGTGCGCACATGCACTATCGCGAGAGGGACGCTCTGAAGGGCGATGCGGCGCTGATCGCGGCAATGCGAATTGGCCACTCCTACCGCTACCGACACTTCTTCATGTGGCCGGGAGAGATCATCCGCGACCTCATCGACAGGTGCTTCTTACTCGACGAAGAAGTCGAAACCGCAGCGGATCTTGCTCGCTTCCATCGCATGCGGCCCCCCTCGCAGTACGCCCGATCGGACCGGTGGCCCTTCGATGTTCGCATCTTCACGTTCGGCCAGCCGCGCATTCAGCTCGCAGACGGACGCGAGATCGCACTGTCGAGCCGCGCGCCACGTCAGGCTGAGTTTCTCGCGTCGCTGATCGAGCGAGGCGGGCGTCCCGTGCGTCTACAAGAGCTGGCGGAAGAGCGAGAGGTTACGAGCCGGGCAACAGCGGCAGCGAAGACCGATGCTCGCCTGAATGCAGTCAAGCAGACGATCCATGGTTTGAGGAAAGTCCTGGGTAAGCATCTCGAGCAGAAGAACGGTGCGGTCCGATTGAACCCTGAGACCGTTTGGGTGGACGCTCTGAGTCTCCGGCAGCTGCAGCGGAGCGCGAGCGATCCGCGGGGCAGCGAGCGCTGGGCCCACCGCTACTACCACGGCACCTTCATGCAAGGCGTTCCAGGGAGCGACACGATCGATCGGCTTCGGACGGACTTCGATCAGCTCATTTCGGCGCGGCTGCGCGCCTCGCGTTAA
- a CDS encoding acetyl-CoA carboxylase carboxyltransferase subunit translates to MDAPLAKFSLENPLAPPAAAAADNSSPHPSAALYEEALALGRELTVRPLRGGGLARVRVQHAKNRMTVFERIKVLTKSEPNLMWQNWGRALDGASLVTGILRIGERDVAVYGHDFTLRAGSMDSTNGAKLARLITMAAERGIPLIGMNDSAGAFVPAGVGGLDGYSEAFAALRRISGIVPTISLMFGYNAGGGAYLPRQGSFMIQCADTFIGLTGPGVVKSSLGEDITADALGGPGVHALNGVCDLVTTDEVGSLRTALRLLSYLPNNNREGAPFSPTSDPIDRFTLEEDILFRKTFDSPAGMNAPLDVTLFLQQIVDHGEYFELQPLRARNMITAFGRMGGHVAGFVANNSAVGSGQIDVDAARKATRFIRFCNVYNIPLIFLEDVSGFTPGREQESRGIILEGRRLLDAIVDVRVPSMTLIIRNAFGGAYAAYNSHFIGADAVFAMPHARIAVMGPGGGREFVFKDEIRALDDAYRKALASGASEAEAKRTRDAALLKINERYERELMNPKEALALGSVSRIVLPGTTRRVLGEHLAFLMRTYQPSPMGGVQREFE, encoded by the coding sequence GCAGCGCTCTACGAGGAGGCGCTCGCGCTCGGCCGCGAGCTCACCGTGCGGCCCTTGCGCGGCGGTGGCCTCGCGCGCGTGCGCGTGCAGCACGCGAAGAACCGCATGACCGTGTTCGAGCGCATCAAGGTGCTCACGAAGAGCGAGCCGAACCTGATGTGGCAGAACTGGGGCCGCGCGCTCGACGGCGCCTCGCTGGTGACGGGCATCCTGCGCATCGGCGAGCGCGACGTCGCGGTCTACGGCCACGACTTCACCCTGCGCGCCGGCTCGATGGACTCCACCAACGGCGCCAAGCTCGCGCGGCTGATCACCATGGCAGCCGAGCGCGGCATCCCGCTGATCGGCATGAACGACTCCGCGGGCGCCTTCGTGCCTGCGGGCGTCGGCGGGCTCGACGGCTACAGCGAGGCCTTCGCCGCGCTGCGCCGCATCTCCGGCATCGTGCCCACGATCAGCTTGATGTTCGGATACAACGCCGGCGGCGGCGCCTATCTGCCGCGCCAAGGCTCGTTCATGATCCAGTGCGCGGACACGTTCATCGGCCTGACCGGCCCGGGCGTGGTGAAGAGCTCCCTCGGCGAGGACATCACCGCCGACGCGCTCGGCGGCCCCGGCGTGCACGCGCTGAACGGCGTGTGCGATCTCGTGACCACCGACGAAGTGGGCTCGCTGCGCACGGCGCTGCGCCTGCTCTCGTACCTACCGAACAACAACCGCGAGGGCGCGCCGTTCTCGCCCACGAGCGATCCGATCGATCGCTTCACGCTCGAAGAGGACATTCTCTTCCGCAAGACGTTCGACTCGCCGGCCGGCATGAACGCGCCGCTCGACGTGACGCTGTTCCTGCAGCAGATCGTCGACCACGGCGAGTACTTCGAGCTGCAGCCGCTGCGCGCGCGCAACATGATCACCGCGTTCGGGCGCATGGGCGGCCACGTGGCCGGCTTCGTCGCGAACAACTCGGCGGTGGGCAGCGGGCAGATCGACGTCGACGCGGCGCGCAAGGCCACCCGCTTCATCCGCTTCTGCAACGTCTACAACATCCCGCTGATCTTCCTCGAGGACGTGTCGGGCTTCACGCCGGGCCGCGAGCAGGAGTCGCGCGGGATCATCCTCGAAGGCCGCCGCTTGCTCGACGCGATCGTCGACGTTCGCGTGCCCTCGATGACGCTGATCATTCGCAACGCGTTCGGCGGCGCGTACGCCGCATACAACTCGCACTTCATCGGCGCCGACGCCGTGTTCGCGATGCCGCACGCGCGCATCGCCGTGATGGGCCCCGGCGGCGGGCGCGAGTTCGTGTTCAAGGACGAGATTCGCGCCCTCGACGACGCGTACCGCAAGGCGCTCGCGAGCGGCGCGTCCGAGGCCGAGGCGAAGCGCACGCGCGACGCGGCGCTGCTGAAGATCAACGAGCGCTACGAGCGCGAGCTGATGAACCCGAAGGAAGCGCTCGCGCTCGGCAGCGTGTCGCGCATCGTGCTGCCCGGCACGACGCGCCGCGTGCTCGGCGAGCACCTCGCCTTCCTGATGCGCACCTACCAGCCGTCGCCGATGGGCGGCGTCCAGCGGGAGTTCGAATAG
- a CDS encoding CPBP family intramembrane metalloprotease, with protein sequence MESTAPWLVLALVYGGTTLLVSPASRVLGAPYGLRAGILGNALLWVLCAAALAIALAWQQLPLAALGLSNLAPASLVRAALLFALLRWIAVPLSLRVVSALGLGGFGAGIERLLALPLAYRVFAVITAGVVEETLFRAVALAELAELGASPLVAAVVSTLVFAILHGPFWGAGAVVSLTLTSAVLTLFFLWTNDLAANALAHSLTDASAFVIAPLQAERAARRSRVKSTR encoded by the coding sequence ATGGAGTCGACTGCGCCCTGGCTCGTGCTCGCGCTCGTCTACGGCGGCACGACGCTGCTCGTGAGCCCGGCGAGCCGCGTGCTCGGCGCGCCCTACGGCCTGCGCGCGGGAATTCTCGGCAACGCGCTGCTCTGGGTTCTGTGCGCCGCGGCGCTCGCGATCGCGCTCGCGTGGCAACAGCTGCCTCTCGCTGCGCTCGGTCTCTCGAACCTCGCTCCGGCCTCGCTCGTTCGAGCGGCGCTGCTCTTCGCGTTGCTGCGCTGGATCGCCGTGCCGCTCAGCCTGCGCGTCGTCTCCGCGCTCGGCCTCGGCGGCTTTGGCGCAGGCATCGAGAGGCTGCTCGCACTTCCGCTCGCCTACCGTGTCTTCGCAGTCATTACGGCGGGCGTCGTCGAAGAGACGCTGTTCCGCGCCGTCGCACTCGCCGAGCTCGCGGAGCTCGGGGCGAGTCCGCTCGTGGCCGCGGTCGTTTCGACGCTCGTGTTCGCGATTCTCCACGGGCCGTTCTGGGGAGCTGGCGCCGTCGTGTCCCTCACGCTCACGAGCGCCGTGCTCACGCTGTTCTTTCTCTGGACGAACGACCTCGCAGCAAACGCGCTCGCACATTCGCTCACCGACGCGAGTGCATTCGTGATCGCACCGCTGCAAGCGGAGCGCGCAGCGAGGCGCAGCCGAGTGAAGTCGACGCGCTAG
- the tatC gene encoding twin-arginine translocase subunit TatC produces MDDKALPLTEHLAELRGRIGKILLAWVLATTAAWFYSEEIFRALLEPAITALGPDGGKLQAISPAEIFFTYLKTALLVGFVAAAPVVFWQIWAFIAPGLYPSEKKAALPFVAVSTALFAGGALFAHQLVFPKVFSFFASFRSDFVDPSWAMREVFSLTTQLILAFGVCFEMPVVVFFLALSGIVTPRQLFGWTKYAVLVSFVIAAVLTPTPDVVTQTLLAGPLIALYLLGVAVAWVVTPRAKSEEKSAVAAR; encoded by the coding sequence ATGGACGACAAGGCGCTGCCGCTGACCGAGCACCTCGCGGAGCTGCGTGGGCGCATCGGCAAGATCCTGCTCGCGTGGGTGCTCGCGACCACGGCAGCGTGGTTCTACAGCGAAGAGATCTTCCGCGCGCTGCTCGAGCCCGCGATCACCGCGCTCGGTCCCGACGGCGGCAAGCTGCAGGCGATCTCGCCCGCCGAGATCTTCTTCACGTACCTGAAGACCGCGCTTCTCGTGGGCTTCGTAGCCGCGGCGCCGGTGGTGTTCTGGCAGATCTGGGCCTTCATCGCGCCGGGCCTCTACCCCTCCGAGAAGAAGGCGGCCTTGCCCTTCGTCGCCGTCTCCACCGCCCTCTTCGCGGGCGGTGCGCTGTTCGCGCACCAGCTCGTGTTCCCCAAAGTGTTCTCGTTCTTCGCGAGCTTCCGCTCCGACTTCGTCGACCCTTCGTGGGCGATGCGCGAGGTGTTCTCCCTGACAACCCAGCTGATCCTCGCCTTCGGCGTGTGCTTCGAGATGCCTGTCGTGGTGTTCTTCCTCGCGCTTTCCGGAATCGTGACGCCGCGGCAGCTGTTCGGCTGGACCAAGTACGCCGTGCTCGTCTCGTTCGTGATTGCGGCCGTGCTGACGCCGACGCCCGATGTCGTGACGCAGACGCTGCTCGCGGGCCCGCTCATCGCGCTTTACTTGCTCGGTGTCGCGGTGGCGTGGGTGGTGACGCCGCGGGCGAAGAGCGAAGAGAAGAGCGCGGTGGCGGCGCGTTAA
- a CDS encoding nucleoside hydrolase, producing MQPTPVLFDTDISGDVDDAVALTLLLSAPERLRVVAITTVSGDTRARAWGAGRLLAEAGRSEIDLCAGVAQPLVRRREYPIDMESYGDGPAVAISAEPAPERIVRAAREEPGLELVFVGPLTNLAHALALDPKLPKRVARLTIMGGHIRRVAIGEKVVPPGIDYNLCSDPESAVMVLGAGFNTRLVTADVTLQVWMTEAQRAAFAASPRAVPRILARLISRWTPRQIELFTGMGGTLAPDNAAFLHDPLTVLSLVDESTLGFERLHIVPTIQRGVLRTIEVPPALALGAEIECAMRVDAVRARDEIVARVLRL from the coding sequence ATGCAGCCGACCCCCGTTCTCTTCGACACCGACATCTCCGGCGACGTCGACGACGCCGTCGCGCTCACGCTGCTGCTCTCGGCGCCCGAGCGGCTGCGCGTCGTCGCGATCACCACGGTCTCCGGCGACACGCGCGCCCGCGCTTGGGGTGCGGGGCGTCTGCTCGCAGAGGCGGGCCGCAGCGAGATCGATCTGTGCGCGGGCGTCGCGCAGCCGCTCGTGCGGCGCCGCGAGTATCCGATCGACATGGAGAGCTACGGCGACGGCCCCGCGGTCGCGATCAGCGCGGAGCCCGCGCCAGAGCGCATCGTGCGCGCCGCGCGCGAGGAGCCGGGCCTCGAGCTGGTGTTCGTCGGCCCGCTCACGAACCTCGCCCACGCGCTCGCGCTCGACCCGAAGCTGCCGAAGCGCGTCGCGCGGCTCACGATCATGGGCGGCCACATCCGCCGCGTCGCGATCGGCGAGAAAGTCGTGCCGCCCGGCATCGACTACAACCTGTGCAGCGACCCCGAGTCCGCGGTGATGGTGCTCGGCGCCGGCTTCAACACGCGGCTCGTTACGGCCGACGTGACGCTTCAGGTGTGGATGACCGAGGCGCAGCGTGCCGCGTTCGCCGCCTCGCCGCGCGCGGTGCCGCGCATCCTCGCGCGCCTGATCTCACGCTGGACGCCGCGGCAGATCGAGCTGTTCACGGGAATGGGCGGCACGCTCGCGCCCGACAACGCCGCGTTCCTGCACGATCCGCTGACGGTTCTCTCGCTCGTCGACGAGAGCACGCTCGGCTTCGAGCGCCTGCACATCGTGCCCACGATTCAGCGCGGAGTGCTGCGCACGATCGAAGTGCCGCCCGCGCTAGCGCTCGGCGCCGAGATCGAGTGCGCGATGCGCGTGGATGCGGTGCGCGCGAGGGACGAGATCGTGGCGCGCGTGCTGCGATTGTAG
- a CDS encoding biotin carboxylase: MLDQNLVRGRFDQSESEWLRSLSLTHLKVLVVCRGPVRMEAFQVFDQIGVREYGMLLSEKDSVVYPRCLAPELRAFKFPNNVHRVQDYMGAGQEQKQKRIREIVAIAMDHGYTHIFAGYGFMAEDAEFVEAIEAAGVGFMGPASSVLKRAGAKDEAKKLARGLGNAVIPGIDDVSARALVAKAKNRAGLEAAAKKHRLGFKYDAKQSLHENAEQLLQAGYARTAELVTIADLQAQAEAQCAEIWAEFPKHRIRFKYIGGGGGKGQRVVAKPEEVAAAVMDVCAESKVIEKGSNRNFLIELNIEKTRHNEIQLIGNGEWCLSLGGRDCSVQMHEQKLVEVSLTKELLEHELKSAKGATKKTLQGDLEYLARMEAESEKFGAATGLNSVSTFECIIEGFNHFFMEMNTRIQVEHVVTELAYRLKFTNPKKKTEFFYVDELIEAMALLAAHGPRVPKPERVVRNLSGLEVRINATNAALQPHAGGLIKIWSPPTSGEIRFDQGIGLRNPDTRSFVYYNVAGAYDSNIALLLCAGDSRRENYERMAEILRRTELRGDDVQTNLEVHYGLIQWFLGRGVMAEPTTRFMTSYLGAVGALRKTVDDIDLDLAFDAIAKKSDKEARAALDAKETLLKRPLARLFANAHVLGGFLGRFDGELWAVENGRPRFVANPVRFLEELYHFLDLEARADKPPAEQIWEHDAEILDAARAFYAEVEARTGAAGAKELDALFAGKPNKKLCGGDEALWRRCIASHRGFQLGSELLLLVPRAGAKSGFLGITVDDQLQPVLPPQFLDAKHAAELARALAPPPAAASDEIVTPMGGTFYAREAPHLPPLVEEGGHFEAGQPLFVIEVMKMFNKVLAPFSGTVVKSLMAGKDGSVVKKGEAIFRIEPDERREPETPEATAARRREATLALL, translated from the coding sequence GTGCTGGATCAGAATCTCGTCCGCGGGCGCTTCGATCAGTCGGAGAGCGAGTGGCTGCGCTCGCTTTCGCTCACGCACTTGAAGGTGCTCGTGGTGTGCCGCGGGCCCGTGCGCATGGAAGCGTTCCAGGTCTTCGACCAGATCGGCGTGCGCGAGTACGGAATGCTCCTGTCGGAGAAGGACTCGGTCGTCTACCCGCGCTGCCTCGCGCCTGAGCTGCGCGCGTTCAAGTTCCCGAACAACGTCCACCGCGTTCAGGACTACATGGGCGCGGGCCAGGAGCAGAAGCAGAAGCGCATCCGCGAGATCGTCGCGATCGCGATGGATCACGGATACACGCACATCTTCGCGGGTTACGGCTTCATGGCCGAGGACGCGGAGTTCGTGGAAGCGATCGAGGCGGCCGGCGTCGGCTTCATGGGCCCCGCGTCGAGCGTGCTGAAGCGCGCCGGCGCGAAGGACGAGGCAAAGAAGCTCGCGCGCGGCCTCGGCAACGCGGTGATCCCGGGCATCGACGACGTGTCGGCGCGCGCGCTCGTCGCGAAGGCGAAGAACCGCGCGGGGCTCGAAGCCGCTGCGAAGAAGCACCGCCTCGGGTTCAAGTACGACGCGAAGCAGTCGCTCCACGAGAACGCGGAGCAGTTACTGCAGGCGGGCTACGCGCGGACCGCTGAGCTCGTGACGATCGCGGACTTGCAGGCGCAGGCCGAGGCGCAGTGCGCCGAGATCTGGGCCGAGTTCCCGAAGCACCGCATTCGCTTCAAGTACATCGGCGGCGGCGGCGGCAAAGGCCAGCGCGTGGTCGCGAAGCCCGAAGAAGTGGCGGCGGCCGTGATGGACGTGTGCGCCGAGTCGAAGGTGATCGAGAAGGGCTCGAACCGGAACTTCTTGATCGAGCTCAACATCGAGAAGACGCGCCACAACGAGATTCAGCTGATCGGCAACGGCGAGTGGTGCCTCTCGCTCGGCGGGCGCGACTGCTCGGTGCAGATGCACGAGCAGAAGCTGGTCGAGGTGTCGCTGACCAAGGAGCTGCTCGAGCACGAGCTGAAGAGCGCGAAGGGCGCGACGAAGAAGACGCTGCAGGGCGATCTCGAGTACCTCGCGCGCATGGAGGCCGAGAGCGAGAAGTTCGGCGCCGCGACCGGCCTCAACTCGGTTTCGACCTTCGAGTGCATCATCGAAGGCTTCAATCACTTCTTCATGGAGATGAACACGCGCATCCAGGTGGAGCACGTGGTCACGGAGCTCGCGTACCGGCTCAAGTTCACGAATCCGAAGAAGAAGACCGAGTTCTTCTACGTCGACGAGCTGATCGAGGCGATGGCGCTGCTCGCCGCGCACGGCCCGCGCGTACCGAAGCCCGAGCGCGTCGTCCGCAATCTCTCGGGCCTCGAAGTGCGCATCAACGCGACGAACGCGGCGCTGCAGCCGCACGCGGGCGGCCTGATCAAGATCTGGTCGCCGCCGACGAGCGGCGAGATTCGCTTCGACCAGGGCATCGGCCTGCGCAATCCCGACACGCGCTCGTTCGTCTACTACAACGTCGCGGGCGCGTACGACTCGAACATCGCGCTGCTCCTGTGCGCCGGCGACTCGCGGCGCGAGAACTACGAGCGCATGGCCGAGATTCTGCGCCGCACCGAGCTGCGCGGCGACGACGTGCAGACGAACCTCGAGGTGCACTACGGCCTGATCCAGTGGTTCCTCGGCCGCGGCGTGATGGCCGAGCCGACCACGCGCTTCATGACCTCGTACCTCGGCGCCGTCGGCGCGCTGCGCAAGACCGTCGACGACATCGACCTCGACCTCGCCTTCGATGCGATCGCGAAGAAGTCGGACAAAGAGGCGCGCGCCGCGCTCGACGCGAAGGAGACGCTGCTGAAGCGCCCTCTCGCGCGCTTGTTCGCGAACGCGCACGTGCTCGGCGGCTTCCTCGGACGCTTCGACGGCGAGCTGTGGGCGGTCGAGAACGGTAGGCCGCGCTTCGTCGCGAACCCCGTCCGCTTCCTCGAGGAGCTCTACCACTTCCTCGATCTCGAAGCGCGTGCCGACAAGCCGCCCGCGGAGCAGATCTGGGAGCACGACGCCGAGATCCTCGACGCCGCGCGCGCGTTCTACGCCGAAGTCGAGGCGCGCACCGGCGCCGCGGGCGCCAAGGAGCTCGACGCTCTGTTCGCGGGCAAGCCCAACAAGAAGCTGTGCGGCGGCGACGAAGCGCTCTGGCGCCGCTGCATCGCTTCGCACCGCGGCTTCCAGCTCGGTAGCGAGTTGTTACTGCTCGTGCCGCGCGCCGGCGCGAAGTCCGGGTTCCTCGGCATCACGGTCGACGACCAGCTGCAGCCCGTGTTACCGCCGCAGTTCCTCGACGCGAAGCACGCGGCCGAGCTCGCGCGCGCGCTCGCGCCGCCGCCGGCGGCCGCGAGCGACGAGATCGTCACGCCGATGGGCGGCACGTTCTACGCGCGCGAGGCGCCGCACCTACCGCCGCTCGTCGAAGAGGGCGGGCACTTCGAGGCGGGCCAGCCGCTGTTCGTGATCGAGGTGATGAAGATGTTCAACAAGGTGCTCGCGCCGTTCAGCGGCACCGTGGTGAAGAGCCTGATGGCGGGCAAAGACGGCAGCGTCGTGAAGAAGGGCGAAGCGATCTTCCGCATCGAGCCCGACGAGCGCCGCGAGCCGGAGACGCCCGAAGCCACCGCCGCGCGCCGGCGAGAGGCGACGCTGGCGCTGCTCTAG
- a CDS encoding twin-arginine translocase TatA/TatE family subunit → MFNLGFGEMALILVIALLVFGPNKLPELARNLGKSLGEFRRASNDLRRSIMEADQPPPPPAPPRGPADEVAAAPLPASTTTEVPTPPLTTPAPEKGNGPSA, encoded by the coding sequence GTGTTCAACCTCGGCTTCGGCGAAATGGCGCTGATCCTCGTGATCGCACTGCTGGTGTTCGGGCCCAACAAGCTGCCCGAGCTCGCGCGCAATCTCGGCAAGAGCCTCGGCGAGTTTCGGCGCGCCTCGAACGATCTGCGCCGCTCGATCATGGAGGCGGATCAGCCGCCGCCGCCGCCCGCGCCGCCGCGCGGCCCGGCAGACGAAGTCGCCGCGGCGCCGCTCCCGGCGAGCACGACCACGGAGGTCCCGACGCCTCCGCTCACGACGCCCGCGCCAGAGAAGGGCAACGGGCCGAGCGCCTAA